A region of Nerophis lumbriciformis linkage group LG26, RoL_Nlum_v2.1, whole genome shotgun sequence DNA encodes the following proteins:
- the elp3 gene encoding elongator complex protein 3: MGKPKRKSDVSGAELMMMTIADVIKQLVEAHDEGKDINLNKVKTKTSAKYGLEAQPRLVDIIAAVPPQYRRALVPKLKAKPIRTASGIAVVAVMCKPHRCPHISFTGNICVYCPGGPDSDFEYSTQSYTGYEPTSMRAIRARYDPYLQTRHRVEQLKQLGHSVDKVEFIVMGGTFMALSEEYRDYFIRNLHDALSGHASNNLAEAVRYSERSNTKCVGITIETRPDYCLKRHLSDMLAYGCTRLEIGVQSVYEDVARDTNRGHTVRAVCESFHLAKDAGFKVVAHMMPDLPNVGIERDVEQFIEFFENPAFRPDGLKLYPTLVIRGTGLYELWKTGRYKSYTPSTLVHLVARILALVPPWTRVYRVQRDIPMPLVSSGVEHGNLRELALARMKDMGTECRDVRTREVGIQEIHHKVRPYQVELVRRDYVANGSWETFLSYEDPQLDILIGLLRLRRCSPQSFRAELKGGVSIVRELHVYGSVVPVSSRDPSKFQHQGFGMMLMEEAERISREEHGSSKLAVISGVGTRNYYRKMGYQLEGPYMVKLLD; the protein is encoded by the exons ATGGGGAAGCCAAAGAGAAAGA GTGACGTCAGTGGAGCTGagttgatgatgatgacgattgctgacgtcaTCAAACAGTTGGTTGAAGCTCATGACGAAGGAAAAGACATCAACCTCAACAA AGTGAAAACCAAGACCTCTGCTAAATACGGCCTTGAAGCTCAGCCTCGCTTGGTGGACATCATTGCTGCTGTCCCTCCACAGTATCGCCGCGCTCTCGTGCCCAAACTGAAGGCCAAACCCATCCGCACTGCTAGCGGG ATCGCAGTGGTGGCAGTCATGTGCAAACCACATCGATGTCCACACATCAGCTTCACTGGAAACATTTGTGT TTACTGTCCTGGTGGGCCCGACTCAGACTTTGAATATTCCACACAGTCTTACACTGGTTATGAG CCAACATCGATGCGAGCAATCCGAGCACGATACGATCCATACCTGCAGACCAGACATCGTGTGGAGCAG CTGAAGCAGCTGGGTCACAGTGTGGACAAGGTGGAGTTCATCGTGATGGGCGGAACATTCATGGCGCTGTCTGAGGAGTACAGAGACTACTTCATCAGGAACCTTCACGACGCCCTGTCTGGACACGCTTCCAACAACCTAGCAGAGGCTGTCAG GTACTCTGAGCGCAGCAACACCAAGTGTGTGGGCATCACCATTGAGACGCGACCTGACTACTGCCTGAAGAGACACCTGAGCGACATGCTGGCCTACGGCTGCACCAGGCTGGAGATCGGCGTGCAGAGTGTGTATGAAGACGTGGCCAGAGACACCAACAG AGGCCACACGGTGCGAGCCGTCTGCGAGTCCTTCCACCTGGCAAAGGACGCCGGCTTCAAAGTGGTGGCCCACATGATGCCCGACCTGCCCAACGTGGGCATCGAGAGAGATGTGGAGCAGTTTatt GAGTTTTTTGAAAATCCAGCATTCAGGCCCGATGGTTTGAAGTTATACCCAACTCTCGTGATCCGAGGCACGGGTCTGTATGAGCTATGGAAGACGGGCCGCTACAAGAGCTACACACCCAGCACTCTGGTCCACCTGGTGGCCCGAATCCTGGCGCTGGTGCCGCCCTGGACTCGCGTTTACCGCGTGCAGAG GGACATCCCCATGCCGTTAGTGAGCTCGGGAGTGGAGCACGGAAACCTGCGAGAACTGGCTCTAGCCAGGATGAAGGACATGGGCACCGAG TGTCGAGATGTGAGAACCAGAGAAGTTGGCATTCAGGAAATCCACCACAAAGTTCGACCCTACCAG GTGGAGCTGGTGAGGCGGGACTATGTGGCCAACGGTTCCTGGGAAACCTTCCTCTCCTACGAGGATCCACAACTGGACATCTTGATCGGTCTGCTGCGTCTGCGCCGCTGCTCCCCGCAATCCTTTCGAGCCGAGCTGAAAGGGGGCGTGTCCATCGTGCGAGAGCTGCACGTCTACGGCAGCGTGGTCCCCGTGAGCAGCCGGGACCCCAGCAAGTTCCAACATCAG ggttttggaatgatgttgatGGAAGAAGCAGAGAGGATTTCCAGAGAAGAACACGGATCTTCCAAACTGGCCGTCATTTCAG GCGTAGGAACCAGGAACTACTACAGGAAGATGGGCTACCAATTGGAAGGACCGTACATGGTCAAGCTTCTAGACTGA